From the genome of Podospora pseudoanserina strain CBS 124.78 chromosome 7 map unlocalized CBS124.78p_7.2, whole genome shotgun sequence, one region includes:
- a CDS encoding uncharacterized protein (EggNog:ENOG503NY9F; BUSCO:EOG09260KGS; COG:S): protein MSTTAVSTPRTEFFQKLKRVCVPLNQLAVRSQDKTADAKEILQHVESLTELWSTQASQDDSILDDRLADYVFVPLSQVLRDRDQYPMRVVEGVIRLLRELIQHGWKVKTSAALFRQLLILLSFTIGGVPGQERKKDVPEETIIEGFKTLGALITSVDPARLKRSEIPGEDSIPALGHSVTVMIDAVTEDLPSLIQLEAVACLRAVFISTRDNSVLAQFLPGTVSGLGKRLSPPLERQTQKRVLVACLEALQLVFVNVLGDLKVRSLLRQLETATPAAEETKSDGDSESRYIELTPSWLKATAAQVKIALSAVLKLRSNESEEVQRALYRLCIALLDECHASLADSQSILVETALMLQEDDAAQSRLETSLQDLVSIYPELSNGIKSALYSWVAGLPRMMQSSNEKTKQLAIRSILRGSKLAVAMHMDSSTLDDSLADSLRDSIITLMKASKPQKVIDDLGAVDLSQPTDLIRSGNTELATYSPVILGSEGQKATRNELGSLISQIGPSSLQVKLAISMLSYVRDSDEPTTQIASFWLAFQLLKSSYAQSADMDELFDFSALGETQQQDEAFQELYDFSTSVLASRSDSVEPPPWQLEALALEVTADYATRLEEDFRPELIDVLYPVTTFLGSEKPQLRRHAITTLNILASSCGYGSVSELIVDNADYMLDSVSLRLNTFDISPASTRVLTMMIRLTGPKLVPFLEDTVQAVFAALDNYHGYPVFVEGLFDVLGEVVAQGVKSDVLLLAGSDSEPAVDHKKRGYRPQGVEGILETVGKHLARVEESKSRAEEPFQPVPRKAWGPGREKRKEKSFVEELEAAEDDDDDDDEEEEKKEMEEEKEAVQTPTYQLLTRILTLTQHYLTSPTPTLRKSLLDLITTVTPALSPSEDAFLPLVNVIWPVLTTRLHDPEPFVAIAAAKALGGLCKGAGDFLGTRLRTVWGEKGQGLRAWMIKVKAEAMGQKKGTSNKGRGLIGGVSGGGGNRSEGGGIMIPTSTASTGLLSSSIGTGGLLNLDFGSGPTTSPDNGGMKMVSSSSYTTPSGGGRFSQSTRLWEAALGLVRDIVSYVKVEDEMFDEILELVIDVLPGQKELKDAMETVNGDAVWLGLYERGLLRGLEVKQPVMEGFGFVRVEVGGR from the exons ATGTCGACAACCGCAGTCTCTACTCCAAGGACCGAGTTCTTCCAAAAG TTGAAGCGGGTCTGTGTGCCTCTCAACCAGTTGGCCGTCCGCTCCCAGGACAAGACAGCCGATGCCAAAGAGATTCTGCAACATGTCGAATCGCTCACTGAACTCTGGTCAACCCAGGCGAGCCAAGATGACAGCATCCTAGACGACAGGCTCGCCGACTATGTCTTTGTCCCTTTGTCGCAAGTCCTCCGTGACAGGGACCAATACCCCATGCGGGTGGTCGAGGGCGTCATCCGTCTACTTAGAGAACTCATACAGCATGGGTGGAAGGTCAAAACATCGGCAGCCCTTTTTCGGCAGCTTTTGATTCTTCTTTCGTTCACCATTGGTGGTGTGCCCGGTcaagaaaggaagaaggaCGTCCCGGAAGAAACGATTATTGAAGGGTTCAAAACGCTGGGAGCCTTGATCACTTCAGTCGACCCTGCTCGGCTTAAAAGATCGGAGATTCCTGGAGAAGACTCCATCCCGGCACTTGGTCACAGTGTCACTGTGATGATTGATGCCGTCACCGAGGATCTTCCTTCTTTGATTCAACTTGAGGCGGTGGCTTGCTTGCGGGCTGTCTTCATCAGCACCAGAGACAACTCTGTTCTTGCTCAGTTTCTGCCTGGCACGGTGTCTGGTCTCGGTAAACGGTTGTCTCCGCCGCTTGAAAGGCAAACTCAAAAGCGAGTTCTTGTGGCTTGTTTGGAAGCCCTCCAGCTTGTGTTTGTCAATGTGTTGGGTGACCTCAAGGTCAGGAGTCTGCTCCGGCAGCTGGAGACAGCCACACCGGCCGCGGAGGAGACAAAATCCGACGGCGACTCAGAGTCCAGGTATATCGAACTAACACCGTCATGGCTGAAAGCAACTGCTGCTCAAGTGAAGATTGCTCTATCTGCGGTTCTCAAGTTGCGAAGTAATGAGTCTGAAGAGGTCCAGCGTGCTCTTTACAGACTATGTATCGCTCTGCTGGATGAGTGTCACGCTTCACTCGCTGACAGTCAATCAATATTGGTCGAGACAGCACTGATGTTGCAGGAGGATGACGCAGCTCAATCAAGACTCGAGACCAGCCTCCAGGACCTCGTCAGCATCTACCCGGAGCTGAGCAACGGCATCAAATCTGCCCTGTACAGCTGGGTCGCGGGCCTCCCAAGAATGATGCAATCCAGCAACGAAAAGACCAAGCAATTGGCTATCAGAAGTATTCTCCGGGGAAGCAAGCTAGCAGTTGCCATGCACATGGACTCGTCAACTCTGGACGATTCTCTGGCTGATTCACTAAGAGacagcatcatcactctGATGAAGGCTTCGAAACCGCAAAAGGTGATTGATGACCTAGGAGCCGTCGATCTATCTCAGCCCACAGACCTCATCAGATCAGGAAATACCGAGTTGGCAACATACAGCCCTGTCATTCTTGGCTCTGAAGGCCAAAAGGCTACTCGAAACGAGCTCGGCTCCCTCATCTCTCAGATCGGGCCTTCGAGTCTACAGGTCAAGCTCGCAATCTCTATGCTCAGCTACGTCCGCGACTCGGATGAACCCACAACACAGATTGCCTCCTTCTGGCTCGCCTTTCAGCTCCTCAAGTCGAGCTACGCCCAATCTGCCGACATGGACGAGCTCTTTGACTTTTCTGCCCTGGGAGAGacccagcagcaagacgaAGCCTTCCAAGAGCTCTACGACTTTTCCACCTCTGTTCTCGCGTCCCGCTCTGACTCTGTCGAACCCCCCCCCTGGCAACTCGaagccctcgccctcgaggTCACCGCGGATTATGCCACCCGTCTCGAAGAGGACTTTCGCCCCGAGCTCATCGACGTCTTGTATCCTGTCACTACCTTTCTCGGGTCAGAAAAGCCTCAACTCAGGCGGCATGCGATCACTACGTTGAACATTCTCGCCTCTTCGTGCGGGTATGGTTCCGTGTCGGAGTTGATTGTCGACAATGCGGATTACATGCTTGATTCTGTCTCCCTACGCCTCAATACTTTTGACATAAGCCCTGCTTCGACGAGGGttttgacgatgatgattAGGCTGACGGGGCCGAAACTGGTGCCGTTTTTGGAGGATACGGTGCAGGCTGTTTTTGCGGCGCTGGATAATTATCATGGGTATCCTGTTTTTGTTGAGGGGCtgtttgatgttttgggggaggtcgtGGCGCAGGGGGTGAAGTCGGATGTGTTGCTTCTTGCGGGTAGTGACAGCGAACCTGCTGTTGATCATAAGAAGAGGGGTTATCGACCtcagggggtggaggggattcTGGAAACGGTGGGGAAGCATCTTGCGAGAGTGGAGGAGTCGAAATCAAGGGCTGAGGAGCCGTTTCAGCCTGTCCCGAGAAAGGCCTGGGGtccggggagggagaagaggaaggagaagtcgtttgttgaggagctggaagctgctgaggatgatgatgatgatgatgatgaagaagaagaaaagaaggagatggaggaagagaaagaagctGTCCAGACGCCGACCTATCAGTTGCTGACTAGGATACTGACGCTGACGCAGCACTATCTTACCTCTCCTACTCCTACCCTGAGGAAATCACTCCTGGATCTTATTACAACCGTTACACCTGCCTTGTCCCCGTCGGAGGATGCATTCTTACCGCTTGTGAACGTGATCTGGCCGGTTTTGACCACGAGGTTGCATGATCCGGAGCCCTTTGTTGCGATAGCGGCTGCTAAGGCGTTGGGGGGGCTGTGTAAAGGGGCGGGTGACTTTTTggggacgaggttgaggactgtgtggggagaaaaggggcaggGGTTGAGGGCTTGGATGATCAAGGTTAAGGCGGAGGCTATGGGTCAGAAGAAGGGGACGAGTaacaaggggagggggttgattggTGGtgttagtggtggtggtgggaatagaagtgaggggggagggattaTGATTCCTACTTCTACGGCTTCTACGGGTTTGTTGTCATCCTCGATTGGAACAGGGGGACTGCTCAACCTTGATTTTGGCAGTGGGCCGACTACATCTCCTGATAATggggggatgaagatggtttcctcgtcgtcgtatACCACACCTTCAGGGGGCGGGAGGTTTTCACAATCTACGCGGCTTTGGGAGGCGGCgcttgggttggtgagggatatTGTTTCCTATgtcaaggtggaggatgagatgtTTGATGAGattttggagttggtgatTGATGTCTTGCCTGGGCAGAAGGAATTAAAGGACGCGATGGAGACGGTGAATGGGGATGCGGTCTGGTTGGGGTTGTATgagagggggttgctgagggggttggaggttaAGCagccggtgatggaggggtttgggtttgtgagggtggaggttgggggaaggTAG
- a CDS encoding uncharacterized protein (COG:G; COG:M; BUSCO:EOG09262ZZ8; EggNog:ENOG503NVV8): protein MSTATKRLIVFGGNGFLGSRICRSAVARNWEVISISRSGQPHWPSSSPPPSWSRSVTWQKGDIFNPQSYLPFLPSATHIVHTLGILLEADYKSLLSGRPSPANPLDRKPGDPSPLNTRRQVTYETMNRDSAILLAKEAEKAGVEGFGYISAAAGAPVLPSRYITTKREAEDIIQREFPKLRSVFYRAPFMWDSSRAVSLPIAAGGLVASTVDGLTGGLLRGVLGAAAIKPLKVDLVADAVVEGLGDQSVRGVVEPKEIEELGTKGWRKTML from the exons atgTCAACCGCAACCAAACGcctcatcgtcttcggcGGCAACGGTTTCCTCGGCTCCCGCATCTGCCGCTCCGCCGTCGCCCGCAACTGGGAAGTCATCTCCATCAG CCGCTCCGGCCAACCCCActggccctcctcctccccacctccctcctggTCCCGTTCAGTAACCTGGCAGAAAGGcgacatcttcaacccccaatcctacctccccttcctcccctcagCCACCCACATAGTCCACaccctcggcatcctcctcgaagcAGACTAcaaatccctcctctccggccgcccctcccccgccaaccccctAGACCGCAAACCCGGCGACCCAAGTCCCCTCAACACACGCAGACAGGTAACCTACGAAACCATGAACCGCGACagcgccatcctcctcgcaaAAGAGGCCGAAAAGGCAGGGGTGGAAGGCTTTGGGTACATCTCCGCCGCTGCCGGAGCGCCAGTCCTACCCTCGAGatatatcaccaccaagcggGAAGCAGAGGACATTATCCAACGCGAGTTTCCCAAGCTGAGATCGGTCTTCTACCGCGCGCCGTTCATGTGGGATAGTTCTAGGGCTGTGAGCCTGCCTATTGCTGCCGGGGGCCTGGTCGCGAGCACGGTGGATGGGCTCACGGGGGGGTTGCTCaggggggtgctgggggcGGCCGCAATCAAACCTCTCAAGGTGGACTTGGTGGCTgatgcggtggtggaggggctgggtGACCAGAgtgtgaggggggttgttgaaccaaaagagattgaggagttggggaCCAAGGGGTGGAGAAAAACGATGCTGTAG
- the syf2 gene encoding Pre-mRNA-splicing factor SYF2 (EggNog:ENOG503NUPY; COG:A), translating into MPPTTKRKSPASDREEETSPEPSTKQQATPTTTVPSNPTPSAEPPSQTSTQQSRLARFKALQARAKSSSTQNLKEATKESQRLASDPSQLTAINRKHAVASHKLLKAEIEDSGGDFERKRAWDWTIEESERWDKRVKKKDAHRDDTAFRDYQRQSEKSYKRQLKSMGAPDVEKYTRDKMAAIEKAAAEGTLEIVETEDGEMIAVDKDGTFFSTADSTDFARHKPDKAAVDRLVEDLRKAEEASLKKRRERQARNGEDNGDVTYINEKNKQFNQKLARFYNKYTAEIRDSFERGTMV; encoded by the coding sequence atgCCCCCCACTACCAAAAGAAAATCCCCCGCCTCCGACCGCGAGGAAGAAACCTCACCCGAACCCTCCACCAAGCAACAAgccacaccaacaacaacagtacCATCAAATCCCACCCCATCAGCAGAACCCCCGTCACAAACCTCAACCCAACAATCCCGCCTCGCCCGCTTCAAAGCCCTCCAAGCCCGTgccaaatcctcctccacccaaaACCTCAAAGAAGCCACCAAAGAATCCCAACGCCTCGCCTCCGACCCCTCCCAACTAACCGCCATAAACCGCAAGCACGCCGTAGCCTCCCACAAGCTCCTCAAAGCCGAAATCGAAGACTCGGGCGGCGACTTTGAACGAAAGCGCGCGTGGGACTGGACGATCGAAGAGTCCGAACGCTGGGACAAGCgcgtcaagaagaaggacgccCACAGGGACGACACCGCCTTCCGCGACTACCAGCGCCAGTCGGAAAAGTCCTACAAGCGTCAGCTCAAGAGCATGGGCGCGCCCGATGTCGAGAAATACACCCGCGACAAGATGGCGGCGATTGAAAAGGCGGCCGCCGAGGGGACGCTCGAGATTGTCGAGACGGAGGACGGGGAGATGATTGCTGTTGACAAGGATGGCACGTTTTTTAGCACGGCGGATTCGACGGATTTTGCGCGACATAAACCTgacaaggcggcggtggatAGGCTGGTGGAGGATCTGAgaaaggccgaggaggcgtcgctcaagaagaggagggagaggcaggCTAGGAATGGGGAGGATAATGGGGACGTGACGTATATTAAcgagaagaacaagcagtTTAACCAGAAGCTGGCGCGGTTCTACAACAAGTACACGGCCGAGATTCGGGATAGTTTTGAGAGGGGAACTATGGTTTAG